AGCACTTTCAATCAAGAAAGAAGTGGCGCACTTCGTTGCCGTTCGCAATGAAGTGGAGCGTGGCGCGGGCGAGAACATTGACATGAAGCAGTTCGAGGCCGGCATGCGCTCCCTGCTTGACACCTACATCCTGGCCGAACCGTCGGAGAACGTTGCAACCCTCCAGAAGGGGCTCGTTGAGCTGATCGTCGAGCGCGGCGACGAAGCAATCGATACTCTTCCCAAAGGCATCAAGGACAACAAGGAAGCCGTCGCCGAAACGATTATCAACAACGTCCGTAAGACCATCGTTGATGAGCGAGCGCTCAATCCCAAGTATTACGACCAAATGTCAGCCCTGCTTGACGCGATCATCGAGAAGCGACGCGAACAGGCCGACGAGTATGCCGACTACCTGCAGGATCTCCTAGATCTAACAACCAAGGTAGGCAACAAGGAGTCTGACAGGGTCTACCCGGCATGGGTGACCAGTCCTGCCCAGCGCGCCTTCGCTGATTTTGACTGGCCCGAGGGCTACGAAGCTCAGCTTGAGCACATCTCTGATTTCATCCAGAGCAACAAAGACCACGGTTGGGTTGGCAATCCAATGAAGGAGCGGGCTTTGAAACGAGTCCTGCGCCGCGAGCTTCCCAACGAGTTCTCTAACGAACAGCTCGATGATCTCGTGAATCTTCTCAAGGAGCACGATGAGTACCGCTAACGCCATTTTGACCGTTTCCGGACTCGGAGTTGATGTCTTCTATAAGGACATCAAGAACCTACATATCTCCGTCTACCCGCCAGCAGGAAGAATCAGGGTTGCAGCTCCAAAAAGCATCAGTGAGGACACGATCCGGCTAGCGATTATTGAGCGACTCTCTTGGATCAAGGATCAACGAAACCGTCTACAACATGCCGAACGCCAGACCAAGCGCGAAATGCAAACCGGGGAGACTCACTATGTCTGGGGGCAGCGCTACCGCTTGAATGCTTCGGAAACATCAGGCCGCTATCAGGTGAGAGTAAAAGGCAAGACGCTTTGGCTTATCGCACCTGAAACCGCGAACGCTGACGGTAAGCGGGCTGCACTCGACCGCTGGTACCGCAGAGAACTAAAGGCCGTGCTGCCTGACCTAGTCGAAAAGTGGCAATCAGTTATCGGTGTCGAAGCCGATAAGGTCGTAGTAAGACGCATGAAAACTAAGTGGGGGAGCTGTATCCCTGAGTCGGCAACGATTGCCGTGAATCCAGAACTCGCCAAGAAAGACCCGCGCTCCCTCGAATACATCGTTGTTCACGAACTGATTCATCTGCTTGAACGCGGACATAACGCAAGGTTTACTGAGCTGATGGACGAGTACCTCCCTGATTGGAGGCTCCGTAGAGACGAACTCAACGGAGCGCCACTGGCGGATGAGGAATGGAATCTGGAATGACGGAGCCTCGCAGCACTGAAGATGACTCTGCTGAAGGTTCAGGTTGGAACCTGCTTTTGCTTACGCCCGAATATAAAGAGGGAGAGCATAAGGTCTATGTTGACACGCTGCGGAAGGTAATCGACCAGGACAAGGATAAGCGCGTCCGAAACATTGCCCTATCGGGCAGCTATGGCGTGGGTAAGAGCAGTATCCTCGACGGGCTGCTGAAAGAGTATCCCAAACGAGCAGTGATGCTCTCTTTGCCTACGCTGGCCCCGATCAAGAAAGGTGAGGCCGGGACGTCACTTGACGGTCGTACTGACAGTAAAACGAACCAGATTCAACAAGAGATCGTTAAGCAACTCCTGTA
This genomic stretch from Schaalia sp. JY-X169 harbors:
- a CDS encoding M48 family metallopeptidase; translation: MSTANAILTVSGLGVDVFYKDIKNLHISVYPPAGRIRVAAPKSISEDTIRLAIIERLSWIKDQRNRLQHAERQTKREMQTGETHYVWGQRYRLNASETSGRYQVRVKGKTLWLIAPETANADGKRAALDRWYRRELKAVLPDLVEKWQSVIGVEADKVVVRRMKTKWGSCIPESATIAVNPELAKKDPRSLEYIVVHELIHLLERGHNARFTELMDEYLPDWRLRRDELNGAPLADEEWNLE